The window CGAAAATCTTCAGACAATAAGCCCCAGGAGCAGGGAAAAATTTCTCCATCAGCAAAAAAGGACGAGGGAACGAAAGCCAGGGGGAAGCAGGAGCAGGAATACTGGTGCAAGAGAGCTGCAGTTGCAAAGAGAAAGATTGAAAAGGCAGAACGGGAAGTCAAAGAACAGGAAGAAGAGATCTCGAGGGAACGGTCAAAAAGTGTTCATACCAGCAGGAAAATGAACACTCTGCAGAGCCGGCTTAAGAAAGCAAAAGACCATCTGTCTTCTGCTGAAGGAGATCTTACGGATATCGAAAACGAAGCCCACAGAAAGAGCATACCGCCGGGCTGGCTTAGATGCCAGTTCGATTAGAAAAATATGAATCCCATAAACAGCATTGATATTGCAAGAAAGGTCCTGCAGACAGAGGCAGATGCAGTACGCAGCCTTATTGACAGGATTGATCAGTCGTTTGAAAAAGCTGTCGGGATCATCCTTAGCAGCAAGGGGAGAGTCGTTGTTACCGGCATGGGCAAATCAGGACTGGTGGGCAAAAAGATAGCTGCCACGCTTGCTTCCACAGGCACACCCTCCTTCTTCATGCACCCGGCTGAAGCAAGCCACGGCGATCTCGGCATGGTAACTGCTGACGATGTTATCATTGCGATATCCAATAGCGGTGAAACGGATGAAATCCTCAGTATCATACCTTTTCTCAAGCGATTTAATGTCGGACTTATTTCCCTGACAGGGAATAACGACTCCACGCTTGCAAAAGCCGCAGAAGTAAATATCGATATATCGGTAAGGGAAGAGGCCTGCCCGCTTGGCATCGTACCGACATCGTCTACAACAGCAGCGCTTGCCATGGGAGATGCAATTGCGGTTGCCCTTCTGACGAAGCGAGGGTTTCAACAGGATGATTTTGCTTCTTTCCATCCAAGCGGCAGCCTCGGGAAAAGACTTTTCATCAGGGTAAAGGACCTTATGCATGCCGGCGATTCTCTGCCGTTCACTTCTCCTGATGCGTCGATTACGAACGCGGTCATCGAAATATCTTCAAAGCGACTGGGCATAACCGTTGTCGCAGAAGGCAACGGAGCCATGCGCGGCATTATTACCGACGGTGATGTGCGAAGAGGCATTGAGAAATGGGGCAAAGACTTCTTTGACATGAAGGCCGGCGACGTAATGACAAAAAATCCCCGGGTCATCTCAGAAAATGAACTTGCAGCAAAAGCCCTGGCAGTGATGGAAAAGCTCGCCATAACAGCGCTTGTTGTTACAGGCGATAACAGCCGGATAGTCGGCATAATCCATCTCCATGACATTTTGAAAAAGGGGATAGCATAGATGAGGCGGCAAGAGGCTAAGGGCACGGCAAAAAAAATCGCACGAGGGATAAAGCTTCTGATCCTGGACGTAGACGGTGTCCTCACGGATGGAAGCATCATCCTGGATAATAATGGAAACGAATACAAAGCCTTTCACGTGCGGGACGGCCATGGCATCAGGATGCTCATCAATGCAGGCATCAAGGTTGCTATCATCACAGGCAGATATTCAAAAGTTGTAGAACGACGGGCTCAGGAACTCGGCATCACAGACGTCTTCCAGAAATGCCTGAACAAGAAGGTGGCCTATGCACAGCTTTTGAAGCAGCAT of the Nitrospirota bacterium genome contains:
- a CDS encoding KpsF/GutQ family sugar-phosphate isomerase, with the translated sequence MNPINSIDIARKVLQTEADAVRSLIDRIDQSFEKAVGIILSSKGRVVVTGMGKSGLVGKKIAATLASTGTPSFFMHPAEASHGDLGMVTADDVIIAISNSGETDEILSIIPFLKRFNVGLISLTGNNDSTLAKAAEVNIDISVREEACPLGIVPTSSTTAALAMGDAIAVALLTKRGFQQDDFASFHPSGSLGKRLFIRVKDLMHAGDSLPFTSPDASITNAVIEISSKRLGITVVAEGNGAMRGIITDGDVRRGIEKWGKDFFDMKAGDVMTKNPRVISENELAAKALAVMEKLAITALVVTGDNSRIVGIIHLHDILKKGIA
- a CDS encoding HAD-IIIA family hydrolase, yielding MRRQEAKGTAKKIARGIKLLILDVDGVLTDGSIILDNNGNEYKAFHVRDGHGIRMLINAGIKVAIITGRYSKVVERRAQELGITDVFQKCLNKKVAYAQLLKQHSLKDCEVAYIGDDIIDAPIMAVVGLPVAVADAADEAKKYALLLTKNQGGRGAVREITDFILKAKGLWTGLFDAYFET